In a single window of the Thunnus maccoyii chromosome 7, fThuMac1.1, whole genome shotgun sequence genome:
- the sirt5 gene encoding LOW QUALITY PROTEIN: NAD-dependent protein deacylase sirtuin-5, mitochondrial (The sequence of the model RefSeq protein was modified relative to this genomic sequence to represent the inferred CDS: inserted 2 bases in 1 codon), producing the protein MIVRQFACRGLINPHICGHLKKPPGGQQMARPSSDLAAFREIFSKAKNIAIITGAGVSAESGVPTFRGAGGYWRKWQAQELATPEAFSRNPSRVWEFYHYRREVMLTKNPNPAHLAIAECEERLSKQGRNVTVVTQNIDELHRRAGSKNILEIHGSLFKTRCMSCGHEAANYKSPICAALKGKGAPDPDTHDAQIPVQDLPRCEQTGCHGLLRPAVVWFGETLDSDVLNHAEKVLDSCDLCLVVGTSSIVYPAAMFAPQVAARGVPVAEFNMENTPATMRFKFHFHGPCGTTLPPALARHETEQXNENQSGSSQTRLSNTGGLYWYKYQKIMGLNMMSTRHEECGHKVHEK; encoded by the exons ATGATTGTGCGCCAGTTCGCCTGTAGAGGTTTAATAAACCCGCATATTTGTGGTCACCTGAAGAAACCCCCAGGTGGTCAACAAATGGCGAGGCCCAGTTCAG ACCTGGCAGCATTCAGGGAGATTTTCTCCAAAGCCAAAAACATAGCCATCATCACTGGAGCAGGTGTGAGTGCCGAGAGTGGAGTCCCCACCTTCAGAGGAGCCGGGGGCTACTGGAGAAAATGGCAAGCACAG GAACTCGCCACCCCAGAGGCCTTCTCCAGGAATCCTTCACGTGTCTGGGAGTTTTACCACTACCGCCGCGAGGTCATGCTCACGAAAAACCCTAACCCCGCTCACCTGGCTATCGCAGAGTGTGAGGAGCGGCTGAGCAAACAGGGTCGTAACGTCACCGTCGTCACTCAGAACATCGACGAGCTCCACCGCCGCGCCGGATCCAAAAACATCCTGGAAATCCACG GAAGTCTGTTTAAAACGCGCTGCATGAGTTGTGGTCATGAAGCAGCCAATTACAAGAGCCCCATCTGTGCAGCTCTGAAGGGCAAAGG AGCTCCAGACCCAGACACACATGACGCTCAGATCCCTGTCCAGGATCTGCCCAG gtgtgaGCAGACAGGCTGTCACGGTCTCCTGAGACCAGCTGTGGTTTGGTTTGGAGAGACTCTGGATTCAGACGTCCTCAACCACGCAGAGAAAGTGCTGGATAGCTGTGACCTGTGTCtggtg GTTGGCACTTCATCCATCGTGTATCCGGCGGCCATGTTTGCTCCTCAGGTGGCAGCCAGAGGCGTCCCCGTGGCTGAATTCAACATGGAAAACACTCCGGCCACCATGCGCTTCAA GTTCCACTTCCACGGCCCCTGTGGGACCACCTTACCCCCCGCACTGGCCCGCCACGAGACTGAACA TAATGAAAACCAGTCCGGCTCTTCACAGACCAGACTGTCTAACACTGGAGGACTTTATTGGTACAAATACCAAAAAATAATGGGGTTGAATATGATGAGTACCCGACATGAAGAATGTGGACACAAGGTTCatgaaaaataa